A window from Pseudomonadota bacterium encodes these proteins:
- a CDS encoding 23S rRNA (pseudouridine(1915)-N(3))-methyltransferase RlmH, translating into MKILILPIGRIRARPIAEIAADYAKRISHYAPLQVLPCRDEPEAISNLKPGDHMVLLDAGGRQQSSEGLSRMISGHQMRGTRRMVFLIGGPGGAGELAKDRASSVLSLSPMTFPHELAQAILLEQLYRAFTILRGEPYHK; encoded by the coding sequence ATGAAGATTCTCATATTGCCGATAGGCAGGATACGCGCGAGGCCGATCGCCGAGATCGCGGCCGACTACGCGAAACGGATTTCCCACTACGCCCCCTTGCAGGTGTTGCCGTGCCGCGACGAGCCGGAGGCGATATCGAACCTCAAGCCCGGCGATCACATGGTCCTGCTCGACGCCGGGGGCAGGCAGCAGAGCTCCGAGGGGCTCTCCCGGATGATCTCCGGTCACCAGATGCGCGGGACCAGGAGGATGGTCTTCCTCATAGGGGGCCCCGGTGGGGCCGGCGAGCTGGCGAAAGACAGGGCGAGCTCGGTGCTCAGCCTGTCGCCCATGACATTCCCGCACGAGCTCGCGCAGGCGATCCTGCTCGAGCAGCTCTACCGCGCCTTCACCATCCTCAGGGGCGAGCCGTATCACAAGTGA
- a CDS encoding sigma-54-dependent Fis family transcriptional regulator, producing MKKRGVLLLIDDDRDFASTFADRLGSLGFEVSVAGTASEALGALDEVSADCVLVDIGLPDMSGMELIGRIAERDAKLPIVMVTGTTKIDTAIEAIKKGAYDYVVKPIDFDSLLIKLGNAVESRHAFRTIAHFEQEVAKEHGFGRFVFRSELMNGTVEHLKQLAETDATVLITGESGVGKELAARTIHYNGPRRLRPFVPVSCAAVPETLIENELFGHEKGSFTDAFERQPGKFEHAAGGTIFLDEIGDLSPGIQTKLLRVLQEKKFHRIGGVNEVSVDVRVIAATNRDLDEAVRKNEFRSDLFYRLSVLPVRMPSLKERGEDIIPLARHFLGIFSRKVGKRFERFSKEAEERLAAYPWPGNVRELQNAIERAAVFGRPPEIRDDDLALGRINGIVTAPAPVEEPLPDSLDELEALHIGRTLGRFQGNISKAAAALGIGRDTLYRKIRQYGIKQNT from the coding sequence ATGAAGAAAAGGGGAGTGCTCCTATTAATCGATGATGATCGTGATTTTGCCTCCACCTTTGCCGATAGGCTGGGATCGCTGGGGTTTGAGGTGTCCGTCGCCGGCACCGCCTCAGAGGCCCTGGGTGCGCTCGATGAGGTTTCCGCCGATTGCGTGCTCGTCGACATAGGACTCCCGGACATGTCCGGAATGGAGCTCATCGGCAGGATCGCGGAGAGGGACGCGAAGCTCCCGATAGTCATGGTCACCGGCACGACGAAGATCGACACCGCGATCGAGGCGATCAAGAAGGGCGCGTACGACTACGTGGTAAAGCCCATCGATTTCGACTCCCTGCTCATCAAGCTCGGAAACGCCGTGGAGTCGCGCCACGCGTTTCGAACCATAGCTCACTTCGAGCAGGAGGTTGCGAAGGAGCACGGCTTCGGCCGGTTCGTGTTCCGAAGCGAGCTCATGAATGGGACGGTGGAGCATCTGAAGCAGCTTGCCGAGACGGACGCCACTGTCCTCATCACGGGCGAGAGCGGAGTGGGCAAGGAGCTGGCGGCGAGGACGATACACTACAACGGTCCGCGCAGGCTCCGGCCGTTCGTGCCTGTGAGCTGCGCCGCGGTGCCCGAGACCCTCATCGAGAACGAGCTCTTCGGGCACGAGAAGGGCTCGTTCACCGACGCGTTCGAGAGGCAGCCGGGCAAGTTCGAGCACGCGGCCGGCGGCACCATATTCCTCGACGAGATCGGGGACCTCTCCCCCGGCATACAGACCAAGCTTTTGCGGGTGCTCCAGGAGAAGAAATTCCACAGGATCGGCGGGGTCAACGAGGTGAGCGTCGACGTCCGGGTGATCGCAGCCACCAACAGGGACCTGGACGAGGCGGTGAGGAAGAACGAGTTCAGGTCGGACCTCTTCTACAGGCTCTCGGTGCTTCCCGTGCGCATGCCCTCTCTCAAGGAGAGGGGGGAGGACATCATCCCTCTCGCGCGCCACTTCCTGGGTATATTCTCCAGGAAAGTCGGCAAGCGCTTTGAGCGTTTCTCCAAAGAGGCGGAGGAGAGGCTCGCCGCATACCCCTGGCCGGGCAACGTGAGGGAGCTTCAGAACGCCATAGAGCGGGCCGCCGTCTTCGGCCGGCCGCCGGAGATCAGAGACGACGACCTCGCGCTGGGCAGGATCAACGGGATCGTCACGGCACCCGCCCCGGTCGAGGAGCCGCTGCCCGATTCGCTCGATGAGCTGGAGGCGCTTCACATAGGGAGGACGCTGGGCAGATTCCAGGGCAACATATCCAAGGCCGCCGCGGCGCTCGGCATCGGTCGCGACACACTGTACCGGAAGATAAGGCAGTACGGAATCAAGCAAAACACGTGA